The Lycium ferocissimum isolate CSIRO_LF1 chromosome 1, AGI_CSIRO_Lferr_CH_V1, whole genome shotgun sequence genome includes a region encoding these proteins:
- the LOC132058035 gene encoding pentatricopeptide repeat-containing protein At2g22410, mitochondrial-like — MKFPHFPFFHKKIQSFSQFHKLLFSSQPKKWNSNLIITHPTLILIESCNSMLQIKQIQASMIHTGIISHIFPISRLISFCALDVNGDIHYAHKLFDEMSEPNVYIWNTMVRGYVKNQFFDLGFCFFRRMVRENVEMDKRSYVFVLKGCRVGVGVGVGVGGSVHCRIWKVGFLSELIVRNGLIHFYGESGKIDDAHKVFDESPERDVVTWTSLIDGYVKKNMVDEALELFDLMCSNGVEFNDVTLITVFFACSLKGDLSLGKSVHELVEKRGVECGLNLTNAILDMYVKCGCLPMAKEIFDKMEIKDVFSWTSMMHGYSKYGEVDLAKKCFSEMPERNVVSWNAMIACYSQNNRPLEAIELFHEMEKQGLVPMESTLVSVLSACAQSSSLDFGRRIHDYYIKQKRVKYSVILANALIDMYGKCGSVDEAVELFDKMAQRDLVSWNSVIVGCASHGLAKKALTLFEQMKSSGFEPDSITFVGVLSACVHGGLVNQGWEYFTSMELNGSFPEVAHYACMVDLLGRSGHLKEAYNLIKQMPMEPDKAVWGALLNGCRMHGNVELAKVAAEKLIELDPQDSGIYVLLASLCANERKWADVRMVRSLMRAKGVKKNPGYSLIEVDGNFYEFVAADDSHPESQAIYKMLDEIILLSKLEVYVSDAQIH, encoded by the coding sequence atgAAATTCCCTCACTTTccattttttcacaaaaaaatccaatctttctctcaatttcacAAACTATTATTTTCTTCACAACCCAAAAAATGGAACTCAAATCTTATAATCACTCACCCAACTTTAATCCTAATAGAATCTTGCAATTCAATGTTACAAATAAAGCAAATTCAAGCCAGTATGATACACACTGGCATAATTTCACATATTTTCCCTATAAGTAGACTCATATCCTTTTGCGCTTTGGATGTTAATGGTGATATACACTATGCACATAAGTTGTTTGATGAAATGTCTGAACCAAATGTGTATATTTGGAATACTATGGTTAGGGGTTATGTTAAAAATCAGTTCTTTGATTtgggtttttgtttttttaggaGAATGGTAAGGGAAAATGTTGAAATGGATAAAAGAAGTtatgtttttgttttgaaaGGGTGTAGggtaggggtgggggtgggggtgggggtgggtgggtcAGTGCATTGTAGGATTTGGAAAGTTGGGTTTTTGAGTGAATTGATTGTGAGGAATGGTTTGATTCATTTTTATGGTGAAAGTGGGAAAATTGATGATGCGCACAAGGTGTTCGATGAAAGTCCTGAAAGAGATGTGGTTACTTGGACTAGCTTGATTGATGGATATGTGAAAAAGAATATGGTTGATGAGGCATTGGAGTTGTTTGATTTGATGTGTTCGAATGGTGTTGAGTTTAACGACGTTACGTTGATAACGGTGTTTTTTGCGTGTTCGTTGAAGGGGGATTTGAGTTTGGGGAAATCGGTTCATGAGCTCGTGGAGAAAAGGGGTGTCGAATGTGGTCTTAATTTGACGAATGCCATATTGGATATGTATGTGAAGTGTGGTTGTTTGCCTATGGCTAAAGAGATTTTCGATAAGATGGAAATAAAAGATGTCTTTTCTTGGACAAGTATGATGCATGGCTACTCCAAATATGGGGAGGTAGACTTGGCAAAGAAGTGTTTTAGCGAAATGCCCGAGAGAAACGTAGTTTCTTGGAATGCGATGATCGCTTGCTACTCGCAAAATAATAGACCTTTGGAGGCCATTGAACTCTTTCACGAAATGGAGAAACAAGGTTTAGTTCCTATGGAGAGCACTTTGGTTTCCGTGCTCTCCGCTTGTGCTCAATCTAGTTCGTTGGATTTTGGTCGACGAATTcatgattattatattaagCAAAAACGGGTTAAGTACAGTGTGATCCTGGCAAACGCATTAATAGACATGTACGGCAAATGTGGAAGCGTGGACGAAGCTGTAGAGCTGTTCGACAAAATGGCACAAAGAGATTTGGTTTCCTGGAATTCAGTAATAGTAGGTTGTGCTTCTCATGGGCTCGCGAAGAAGGCCCTAACTCTTTTCGAACAAATGAAATCCTCGGGATTCGAGCCAGATAGCATCACATTTGTGGGCGTTCTATCAGCATGCGTTCATGGTGGATTGGTTAATCAAGGCTGGGAGTACTTTACGAGCATGGAGTTAAATGGATCCTTTCCCGAGGTGGCTCACTATGCTTGCATGGTTGATTTACTTGGTAGATCTGGGCATTTGAAAGAAGCTTATAATCTTATAAAACAAATGCCAATGGAACCTGATAAAGCTGTTTGGGGCGCTTTGCTTAATGGTTGTCGGATGCATGGAAATGTTGAGCTGGCCAAGGTTGCTGCTGAGAAACTTATCGAATTAGATCCTCAAGATAGTGGCATTTACGTGCTTCTTGCAAGTTTGTGTGCTAATGAACGGAAATGGGCTGATGTTAGAATGGTTAGAAGTTTGATGAGAGCTAAAGGTGTCAAGAAGAATCCGGGATATAGTTTGATAGAGGTTGATGGTAACTTCTATGAATTTGTGGCTGCTGATGACTCACACCCCGAATCTCAGGCAATATATAAAATGCTCGATGAGATTATATTGCTCTCTAAGTTAGAAGTATATGTCTCTGATGCACAAATTCACTGA
- the LOC132066889 gene encoding uncharacterized protein LOC132066889 → MADTSKLHPATTVTNIKSCIPIVLDYEGSQYNTRATLFKLHCRANLVIDHILPPASPTVPPPATAAEKLAAKALWERLDDIVRQWIYGTISNDLLNTIIHQEDTAAEAWDRLVHLFQDNKSARALALDAKFTNTKLVDFPNVKAYCTIESSCRQPCQHRSQSFRRTTCASPSRGLSEEYKTFRTTVQHRTPLPSFDVVRSMLELEEDSHAEDAIHDAGSPAALVSHNVHPQNFSGNGQPNNSENNFNNRGTSQNRGKKNNRGRSGGNRNNRGFTDGEQTHEM, encoded by the exons ATGGCTGACACCTCCAAGTTGCACCCTGCGACTACCGTCACCAATATCAAGTCATGCATTCCTATTGTGCTTGACTACGAAGGAAGCCAATACAATACTCGGGCTACCCTCTTCAAGCTCCATTGTCGTGCCAACTTGGTGATCGACCACATCCTACCTCCTGCCTCCCCCACCGTGCCACCACCGGCCACTGCAGCCGAAAAACTTGCTGCTAAGGCCCTATGGGAACGGCTGGATGACATTGTTCGGCAATGGATATATGGTACGATATCGAATGATCTTCTCAACACGATCATTCATCAAGAGGACACCGCAGCCGAGGCTTGGGACCGCCTTGTTCATCTTTTTCAGGACAATAAATCGGCTAGGGCTCTCGCTCTTGATGCAAAGTTCACCAACACCAAATTGGTGGATTTTCCGAATGTGAAAGCATACTGCACCATCGAAAGTTCTTGCAGACAACCTTGCCAACATCGGTCACAAAGTTTCCGACGAACGACTTGTGCTTCGCCTTCGCGAGGGTTGTCGGAGGAATATAAAACTTTTCGCACGACGGTGCAGCACCGTACTCCTCTCCCGTCTTTTGACGTTGTCCGGTCGATGCTTGAGCTTGAGGAAGATAGCCATGCCGAGGACGCCATTCACGACGCCGGCTCGCCTGCTGCTCTTGTTTCCCACAATGTTCATCCTCAGAATTTCTCAGGCAATGGACAGCCCAATAATTCTGAAAATAACTTCAACAATCGTGGAACTTCGCAGAATCGTGGAAAGAAAAATAACCGTGGTCGCAGCGGCGGCAACCGCAACAACCGCG GATTTACGGACGGGGAGCAAACTCATGAGATGTGA